The Chryseolinea soli genome contains a region encoding:
- a CDS encoding L,D-transpeptidase family protein, whose protein sequence is MKLSLLLFMATLLPVPFKESQLQFPRVRTAYDEKERVIKQYFADKKISFTGFQLFIRAFKRERTVEVWVREKGKATFALLHAYPFCASSGTLGPKRKEGDLQIPEGLYTIEHFNPSSNFYLSLGIDYPNASDKILGDRQHPGSAIYIHGNCVTVGCIPLTDDKIKELYVLAVEARQAGQEKIPVHIFPTKLSDASLQGLKQEFDNAATQSFWDNLKVIYDDFEKTKKLKTVHITAAGRYSF, encoded by the coding sequence ATGAAACTCTCCCTGCTCTTGTTCATGGCCACATTGCTCCCGGTGCCGTTCAAAGAAAGCCAACTTCAATTCCCACGCGTACGGACAGCCTATGATGAGAAGGAGCGCGTGATCAAACAATATTTCGCAGACAAAAAAATTTCATTCACCGGTTTTCAATTGTTCATCCGCGCCTTCAAGCGCGAGCGCACGGTGGAGGTGTGGGTACGGGAAAAAGGAAAAGCGACGTTCGCTTTGCTCCACGCCTATCCATTTTGCGCCTCGTCTGGCACGCTTGGGCCCAAGCGCAAAGAAGGTGACTTGCAAATTCCGGAGGGCCTCTACACGATCGAGCACTTTAACCCCTCGAGCAATTTTTATTTGTCTTTGGGCATCGACTATCCCAATGCGTCCGACAAAATTCTCGGCGATCGCCAGCATCCCGGCAGCGCGATCTATATTCATGGCAATTGCGTGACGGTGGGTTGCATTCCGTTGACGGACGATAAAATAAAAGAGCTCTATGTGCTGGCTGTGGAAGCCCGCCAGGCAGGCCAGGAAAAAATTCCAGTCCACATCTTTCCCACGAAACTTTCGGATGCCTCCCTCCAAGGATTAAAACAAGAATTCGACAACGCTGCCACACAATCGTTCTGGGACAACCTCAAGGTGATATACGACGATTTCGAGAAAACAAAAAAACTTAAAACAGTACACATCACCGCTGCCGGTCGGTACTCGTTTTAA
- a CDS encoding mechanosensitive ion channel family protein translates to MEDLLNQKYFGNTVQDYLIAAGVILLGMSLMAVFKKIILGRLKKWSEKTETNLDNYAVAGLEKFGLPIFNFIVIYAGLNYLTFSPKATRVLEIAIAVVITFFVLRLISTTVLLTLQTRVRKQEQGEEKVKQLGGIMLILNIVIWALGILVLFDNLGYNVTTIIAGLGIGGIAIALAAQNILGDLFNYFVIFFDRPFEIGDYIVIDDKKGNVEHIGIKTTRLKSLTGEQLVFSNSDLSKSRIHNFKRMERRRIAFVLGVVYQTPPSLLREIPGIIKKIVEAQKETTLDRVHFLTYGEYSLKYEIVYFVENSDYNRYADIQQEINLQIYDAFLAKGIQFAYPTQTTFMAKDVPSVS, encoded by the coding sequence ATGGAAGACTTGCTTAACCAGAAATATTTCGGTAACACCGTACAAGATTATCTCATCGCCGCCGGCGTCATCCTGTTGGGGATGTCGCTCATGGCCGTCTTTAAAAAGATCATTTTAGGCCGGCTCAAAAAATGGTCGGAGAAGACTGAGACCAACCTGGATAACTATGCCGTGGCGGGTCTTGAAAAATTCGGGTTGCCGATCTTCAATTTCATCGTCATCTATGCCGGGCTAAACTATCTCACCTTTTCTCCCAAGGCAACCCGCGTGTTGGAAATCGCCATTGCCGTGGTGATCACCTTTTTTGTGTTGCGCCTCATCTCGACCACCGTTCTGCTGACGTTGCAAACGCGGGTGCGGAAGCAAGAGCAGGGCGAGGAAAAAGTGAAACAGCTCGGGGGCATCATGCTCATCCTCAACATTGTGATTTGGGCGCTGGGGATCCTGGTGCTATTCGACAACCTGGGCTATAATGTCACCACCATCATCGCCGGGTTGGGCATCGGCGGTATTGCCATCGCCCTGGCCGCTCAAAATATTCTCGGTGACCTGTTCAACTATTTCGTGATCTTTTTCGACCGCCCCTTCGAGATCGGCGATTACATTGTGATCGATGACAAGAAAGGCAACGTAGAGCATATTGGCATCAAGACCACCCGGCTAAAAAGTTTAACGGGCGAACAATTGGTGTTCTCGAACAGCGACTTGTCGAAATCGCGAATTCACAATTTCAAGCGAATGGAGCGGCGGCGGATTGCTTTCGTCCTGGGTGTGGTGTATCAAACGCCGCCTTCGTTGTTGCGTGAGATCCCGGGAATCATCAAAAAAATCGTCGAGGCACAAAAAGAAACGACGCTGGACCGCGTTCACTTTCTTACCTACGGCGAATACAGCCTGAAGTATGAGATCGTATACTTTGTGGAAAACAGCGACTACAATCGTTACGCTGATATTCAGCAGGAGATCAATCTCCAGATCTACGATGCGTTTCTGGCGAAGGGCATTCAATTTGCCTATCCTACGCAGACGACCTTTATGGCAAAAGACGTTCCCTCCGTATCATGA
- a CDS encoding sensor histidine kinase, whose protein sequence is MGYNIFMMISLIALLVVLVSMYFLHSARKQVREELLAKENEQLRQTLKDQQESLEEERKRIGHDLHDDLAQLLAGTRLALENLRLEPTLSGRNKSLLLRIDHDLNDLLNRVQNIIWNLAPESLREKGLSYVLWKMCDHLKELRSFHIEFFETGNVTRMPDEVEVTLFRIVQEIVNNAMRHSLAWNINMKMRWSDTSLRIEVKDDGIGKDRAIGERRATARGRGLPGMKRRAELIGATVVTEPIEKGTLFVVTYPYKVTIPLLNA, encoded by the coding sequence ATGGGATACAATATTTTTATGATGATCTCGCTCATCGCCCTGCTGGTGGTGCTGGTGTCGATGTATTTCCTGCATTCTGCAAGAAAACAAGTGCGTGAAGAATTGCTGGCCAAGGAAAACGAGCAATTGCGACAGACGCTGAAAGATCAGCAGGAGTCGCTGGAAGAAGAGCGCAAACGCATTGGCCATGACTTGCACGATGACCTGGCCCAGCTGTTGGCGGGCACGCGCCTGGCCCTGGAGAACCTGCGCCTGGAGCCCACGCTTTCGGGACGCAACAAAAGCCTGTTGCTGCGCATCGACCACGACCTGAACGACCTGCTCAACCGCGTACAGAACATCATCTGGAACCTGGCGCCCGAATCGCTTCGCGAGAAAGGGTTGTCGTATGTGCTCTGGAAAATGTGCGACCACCTCAAGGAACTGCGGTCCTTTCACATCGAGTTCTTCGAGACCGGCAACGTCACCCGCATGCCCGACGAGGTGGAGGTTACGCTTTTTCGCATCGTGCAGGAGATCGTCAACAATGCCATGCGTCATTCGCTGGCCTGGAATATCAACATGAAAATGCGCTGGTCCGATACATCCCTTCGCATCGAAGTGAAGGACGACGGCATCGGCAAGGACCGCGCTATCGGCGAACGACGGGCCACCGCCCGTGGACGGGGCTTGCCCGGCATGAAACGAAGAGCCGAACTCATCGGCGCCACCGTGGTCACCGAACCCATCGAAAAGGGAACGCTGTTTGTCGTGACCTACCCCTACAAAGTGACAATACCGTTGCTCAACGCGTAG
- a CDS encoding response regulator transcription factor: protein MKSSISVLVADDQLFMRESLRAMLEKTAFVKKIYEAENGQKAMELMAEHAVDVVLLDIRMPVVDGFEVIEYVHKLKLSTRIIALTAFDEEAMILNLMRMGIAGILFKKTTHMQEIYTAIITVLEGKHFYNEKVSIVLHSKPDGIHHPPRIKLTAREFEIIVLLCHGNGTKDIAEKLFLSEYTIEDYRKEIIKKTNTKNTYELIHYALSNGIVTL from the coding sequence GTGAAGAGTAGTATCTCCGTACTTGTGGCTGACGATCAGTTATTTATGCGTGAAAGCCTCCGGGCCATGCTGGAAAAGACCGCGTTTGTAAAAAAGATCTACGAAGCCGAAAACGGCCAGAAGGCCATGGAATTGATGGCCGAACACGCCGTCGACGTGGTCTTGTTGGACATCCGGATGCCGGTGGTCGATGGGTTTGAGGTGATCGAATATGTGCACAAGCTAAAATTGTCGACGCGCATCATCGCGCTGACGGCCTTCGACGAAGAGGCCATGATCCTCAACCTGATGCGAATGGGTATTGCGGGCATCCTTTTCAAGAAGACCACGCACATGCAGGAGATCTACACCGCCATCATCACGGTGTTGGAAGGCAAGCACTTCTACAACGAGAAAGTGAGCATTGTCCTGCACTCCAAGCCCGACGGCATTCACCATCCACCCCGAATCAAACTGACGGCCCGCGAATTCGAGATCATCGTGTTGCTCTGTCATGGCAACGGCACAAAAGACATTGCCGAGAAGCTTTTCCTCAGCGAGTATACCATTGAGGATTACCGGAAGGAGATCATCAAAAAGACGAACACTAAAAATACGTACGAGTTGATCCACTACGCGTTGAGCAACGGTATTGTCACTTTGTAG
- a CDS encoding alpha-2-macroglobulin family protein produces MQNISWKKVAIGIVTVVVLAVGIFYATTLKGKKPAQTFVNPAFGEYISSYTAGVVPSSSTLRIILAADAVDSLAVGQETSVNLFSFSPSVKGKTTWLDRRTVEFKPDARLASGQTYEVSFALSRLVEVPQELKTFEYSFQVIPQNFEVSIENVKPYVKTELKRQRVEGTLVTADVADAAAVEKTMEATQDGKALKVTWTHTAEGKQHPFVIEDVARKETASVVKLSLDGQPLGISQGDTREVEIPALGDFKVMNVRVDQSSTQHVVIQFSDPLNEKQNLDGLVSLNDVGTLDFDIKDNEIRVYPPVRQAGSKTLKLEGGIRNVLDYKMKRDTTMEVVFEQLNPAVRFTGKGSILPGTDGLIMPFEAVNLKSVDVEIVKIYEKNVLQFFQVNDYEGSQELQRVGRPMLRKTISLENAGVTDLGKWNRFTLDLSKMINTEPGAIYQVRIGFKRSYLAYVCDGGEETASANDMQGVGEDWEAQSEDENSYWDSYEEYYYDEDYDWNQRDNPCNSSYYTGDKNIRRNVLASDLGLLAKRGSDGNTTILVSDLKTAQPLSGVILELYDYQQLSIGTATSGSDGKAVIKSKETPFVLLARKEAQRGYLKMQDGESLSISNFDVGGERVSKGLKGLLYGERGVWRPGDSLYLTFILEDKMKLLPAAHPVVLELQNPQGQVTNRLVRSTGENGFYSFATSTAADAPTGNWTARVKVGGAEFSQPVKIETVKPNRLKINLDFGVEKITAGNSNVSGKLNVKWLHGAPGRNLRAEFEVLLTKAETKFQRYPDFTFEDPSRGFSSEAKPIFEGNTDDDGNAVVNTTLEPSENAPGMLNAVFRGKVYEESGNFSIDRFSIPYYPYTSFTGIRLPLGDKARGMLLTDTTHRVDVVTVDADGKPVSHDGIEMSLYKLNWAWWWSSESSNADYMSSTTTQAMASGTIRTVNGKGAWTFKVKYPEWGRFYVKAYDPVSGHTTGKVVYIDWPGWAGRSRGGNEGATMLSFSSDKPSYSIGEKATLTIPGSDQARALVSIENGSSVLQTYWVDTKKGDTPFSFEITKEMTPNIFAHVTLVQPHAQTTNDLPMRLYGVIPIGVEDAQTHLDPVLAMPDVLEPGKEVTIKVSEKTNRKMTYTLAVVDEGLLDLTRFRTPDAWSRFYAREALGVKTWDVYDDVMGAFGSRIERLLAIGGDMEGAGKEDDAKANRFKPVVKFMGPFTLSGGSQEHKFIMPQYIGSVKTMLVAGYEGAYGKAEKATPVRKPLMVLATLPRVLGPEEKLKLPITLFTMEKSIRNIKITVKASGPLQVANPTQSVTMAGADMTVDFDLAVKSATGVGKVEVTASSGNYSATDVIEIDVRNPNPPVSKATEALVESGKTWNGNVEAIGMAGTNSATLEVSSLPPVNLGQRLKYLLQYPYGCIEQTTSSVFPQLYLDQVKALNDGEKAAVQNNVKAGIERLKSFVTRDGGFGYWPGDDDSQSWGSTYAGHFLLEAEAKGYFVPGDMLKRWKKYQRNKAQGWRKNQEAYSSELIQAYRLYSLALAGDPEMGAMNRLREQPSLSSTAKWMLAAAYAKAGQPEAAKKLIANLSTTVKPYQELAYSYGSDLRDKAIILETLLLVNDRVKGFELVKDISASLSNGSYWMSTQTVAWCLKSVGAFAGSEKKGPIKFTYTYNGKTLEAQTDLTVAQVQLPVDGVKSRAVSVVSASKGTLFLRLITDGTPARGTEEEAENNLSLDVVYTNTDGGSIDPAHLEQGTEFIATITVSNPGLRGQYENLALNQIFPSGWEINNLRLDEAEARLKSDRPTYQDIRDDRVYTYFNLNAGQHKTFKVLLTASYSGTYYLPAVSCEAMYDHSIYSRKKGMEVEVTKRVTQ; encoded by the coding sequence ATGCAAAACATCTCCTGGAAGAAAGTTGCCATCGGCATCGTCACCGTTGTGGTCCTGGCCGTCGGTATATTTTATGCGACTACCCTCAAAGGCAAGAAGCCTGCACAGACCTTTGTGAACCCAGCCTTTGGCGAATACATTTCTTCCTACACCGCGGGTGTGGTCCCCTCCAGCTCAACCCTGCGCATCATCCTGGCGGCCGACGCGGTAGACTCCCTGGCGGTGGGCCAGGAGACTTCCGTTAACCTTTTCTCCTTCAGTCCCTCGGTAAAGGGAAAGACTACCTGGCTTGATCGCCGGACCGTGGAGTTCAAGCCCGACGCCCGGCTCGCATCCGGCCAAACCTATGAAGTGAGCTTCGCGCTGTCGCGACTCGTGGAGGTGCCGCAGGAGCTAAAGACCTTTGAGTATTCCTTCCAGGTGATCCCGCAGAACTTCGAGGTCTCCATCGAGAATGTGAAGCCTTATGTAAAAACAGAACTCAAACGCCAACGCGTGGAGGGCACCCTGGTCACCGCCGACGTGGCCGATGCCGCCGCGGTGGAGAAGACCATGGAAGCCACCCAGGACGGCAAAGCCCTGAAAGTGACGTGGACCCACACCGCCGAAGGCAAGCAACACCCTTTTGTGATCGAAGACGTAGCCCGCAAGGAGACGGCCAGCGTCGTGAAACTCTCCCTGGACGGCCAACCCCTGGGCATCAGCCAGGGCGATACCCGCGAAGTGGAGATACCCGCCCTGGGCGATTTCAAAGTGATGAACGTGCGCGTGGATCAAAGCTCCACCCAGCATGTCGTCATCCAATTCTCCGATCCCCTCAATGAAAAGCAAAACCTCGACGGCCTGGTCTCCCTCAACGACGTGGGTACGCTCGACTTCGATATCAAAGACAACGAGATCCGCGTCTATCCGCCCGTGCGCCAAGCGGGCTCCAAAACGCTGAAGCTCGAAGGCGGCATACGCAACGTACTCGACTATAAAATGAAGAGAGACACCACCATGGAGGTCGTCTTTGAGCAATTGAATCCCGCCGTGCGTTTCACCGGCAAAGGCTCGATCCTTCCCGGCACCGATGGACTGATCATGCCCTTCGAAGCCGTGAACCTGAAATCGGTGGATGTAGAGATCGTAAAGATCTATGAAAAGAACGTCCTCCAATTCTTCCAGGTGAACGACTACGAGGGCAGCCAGGAGCTGCAACGTGTGGGTCGACCCATGTTGCGCAAAACCATTTCGCTGGAAAACGCGGGTGTGACCGATCTGGGCAAATGGAACCGCTTCACCCTGGACCTCTCCAAAATGATCAATACCGAACCGGGCGCCATCTACCAGGTGCGCATCGGCTTCAAGCGTTCTTACCTGGCCTATGTGTGTGACGGAGGTGAAGAGACCGCCTCCGCCAACGACATGCAAGGCGTGGGCGAAGATTGGGAAGCGCAATCTGAAGATGAAAACAGCTACTGGGATTCATACGAAGAATATTACTACGACGAAGATTACGACTGGAACCAACGCGACAATCCCTGCAACAGCTCGTATTACACCGGTGACAAAAACATCCGGCGCAACGTGCTGGCGTCCGACCTCGGCTTGCTGGCCAAACGCGGCAGCGACGGCAACACCACGATTCTCGTCAGCGACTTGAAAACCGCGCAACCCCTTTCGGGGGTTATCCTCGAGCTCTACGACTACCAACAACTGTCCATCGGCACGGCCACGTCGGGTTCCGATGGCAAGGCCGTGATCAAATCAAAAGAAACACCCTTTGTGTTGCTGGCCAGAAAAGAAGCACAGCGAGGCTACCTGAAAATGCAGGACGGCGAATCGTTGTCGATCAGCAATTTCGATGTCGGTGGAGAACGCGTGAGCAAAGGATTGAAAGGCTTGCTCTACGGCGAGCGCGGCGTATGGCGCCCGGGTGATTCGCTTTACCTGACGTTTATCCTGGAAGATAAAATGAAGCTGCTGCCCGCGGCACACCCCGTGGTGTTGGAGCTTCAAAATCCGCAAGGGCAAGTCACCAACCGGCTGGTGCGCTCTACCGGTGAGAACGGATTCTATTCCTTCGCCACAAGCACCGCAGCCGATGCGCCCACGGGCAATTGGACGGCCCGGGTGAAAGTGGGTGGTGCTGAGTTTTCGCAACCCGTAAAGATCGAGACCGTAAAACCCAACCGCCTCAAAATAAACCTTGACTTTGGCGTAGAAAAGATCACGGCCGGCAACAGCAACGTGTCGGGCAAGCTCAATGTGAAATGGTTGCACGGCGCCCCCGGCCGCAACCTGCGCGCGGAGTTCGAAGTGCTCCTCACCAAAGCAGAAACAAAATTCCAACGCTACCCCGACTTTACATTCGAAGATCCTTCGCGCGGGTTCTCCAGCGAAGCAAAACCCATCTTTGAAGGCAATACCGACGACGACGGCAACGCTGTGGTAAACACCACGCTGGAGCCTTCCGAAAATGCTCCGGGTATGCTCAATGCTGTGTTCCGCGGCAAAGTGTACGAGGAAAGCGGCAACTTCAGCATCGATCGCTTCTCGATACCCTATTACCCTTACACGTCGTTCACGGGCATCCGGCTGCCACTCGGCGATAAGGCACGCGGCATGCTGCTGACGGACACCACCCATCGCGTAGACGTGGTCACCGTGGATGCAGACGGCAAACCGGTGTCGCACGACGGCATTGAAATGTCTCTCTACAAACTGAACTGGGCGTGGTGGTGGAGCTCGGAGAGCTCGAACGCCGACTACATGTCGTCCACGACCACCCAGGCCATGGCTAGCGGCACGATCCGCACGGTAAATGGAAAAGGAGCGTGGACCTTCAAGGTCAAATATCCGGAATGGGGCCGTTTCTATGTGAAGGCATATGATCCCGTATCCGGTCACACCACCGGCAAAGTGGTGTACATCGATTGGCCGGGTTGGGCAGGAAGATCGCGTGGCGGCAATGAAGGCGCCACCATGCTGTCGTTCTCATCCGACAAACCATCTTATAGCATTGGCGAGAAGGCAACGCTGACGATCCCGGGCAGCGACCAGGCGAGGGCTTTGGTCAGCATCGAGAATGGCAGCAGCGTGTTGCAAACCTATTGGGTGGATACAAAGAAAGGCGACACACCTTTCTCTTTCGAGATCACCAAAGAAATGACACCGAACATCTTCGCGCACGTCACACTGGTTCAGCCCCACGCACAAACCACCAACGACCTGCCCATGCGTTTGTATGGCGTGATACCCATCGGTGTGGAAGATGCGCAAACCCACCTGGATCCCGTCCTGGCCATGCCCGACGTGCTGGAACCCGGCAAAGAGGTGACGATCAAAGTATCGGAAAAGACAAACCGGAAAATGACGTATACCCTGGCCGTGGTCGACGAAGGCCTGCTGGACCTTACCCGCTTCAGAACGCCCGATGCCTGGAGCCGCTTCTATGCCCGCGAGGCCCTCGGTGTTAAAACGTGGGACGTTTATGATGATGTGATGGGCGCCTTTGGATCGCGCATCGAAAGACTACTGGCCATCGGTGGCGACATGGAAGGCGCCGGCAAGGAAGACGACGCCAAAGCCAACCGCTTCAAGCCCGTGGTCAAATTCATGGGACCGTTCACGCTGAGTGGCGGCAGCCAGGAACATAAATTCATCATGCCGCAATACATCGGTTCGGTAAAGACCATGCTGGTGGCTGGTTACGAAGGCGCTTATGGTAAAGCGGAAAAAGCTACTCCCGTGCGCAAACCGCTCATGGTGCTGGCCACCTTGCCGCGTGTGCTGGGCCCGGAAGAAAAGCTGAAGCTGCCCATTACGCTTTTCACGATGGAAAAAAGTATCCGCAACATAAAGATCACCGTAAAAGCCTCCGGCCCGCTGCAAGTGGCCAACCCAACCCAGAGCGTGACCATGGCCGGCGCCGACATGACGGTGGATTTTGATCTGGCCGTGAAAAGCGCCACCGGTGTGGGCAAAGTGGAGGTGACGGCTTCGTCCGGAAACTATTCCGCTACCGATGTCATCGAGATCGATGTCCGCAACCCTAACCCGCCGGTATCCAAAGCAACGGAAGCGCTGGTGGAATCCGGAAAGACCTGGAACGGTAATGTCGAAGCGATCGGCATGGCGGGTACAAACTCGGCCACGCTGGAGGTGTCGTCGTTGCCGCCGGTCAACCTGGGACAGCGTTTGAAATACCTCCTGCAATATCCTTATGGTTGTATCGAACAAACTACATCTTCCGTTTTTCCTCAACTCTACCTTGACCAGGTGAAGGCACTCAACGATGGCGAGAAAGCCGCTGTCCAAAACAACGTGAAGGCCGGCATCGAACGCTTGAAATCGTTCGTGACGCGCGACGGTGGCTTTGGCTACTGGCCTGGCGACGATGACTCGCAGAGCTGGGGGTCGACCTATGCGGGCCACTTCTTGCTGGAAGCGGAAGCAAAAGGCTATTTTGTTCCCGGCGATATGTTGAAGCGTTGGAAAAAATATCAGCGCAACAAAGCGCAAGGCTGGCGCAAGAACCAGGAGGCCTACAGCAGCGAACTGATCCAGGCCTATCGTTTGTATTCACTGGCACTGGCCGGCGACCCGGAAATGGGCGCCATGAACCGCCTGCGCGAACAGCCGTCGTTGTCGTCGACCGCCAAGTGGATGCTGGCCGCTGCCTATGCCAAGGCCGGACAACCGGAAGCTGCGAAAAAATTGATCGCGAACTTGTCTACTACCGTGAAGCCTTATCAGGAACTGGCTTACTCTTACGGTTCTGATCTACGCGATAAGGCGATCATCCTGGAGACGTTGTTGTTGGTGAACGATCGCGTGAAGGGCTTCGAGCTGGTAAAAGATATATCCGCGTCGCTGAGCAACGGCTCGTATTGGATGAGCACACAAACCGTGGCGTGGTGTCTCAAATCCGTGGGCGCCTTTGCCGGTTCTGAAAAGAAAGGACCGATCAAGTTTACATACACCTACAACGGCAAGACCTTGGAAGCGCAGACCGACCTCACCGTGGCACAAGTGCAGTTGCCCGTGGATGGCGTGAAATCACGCGCCGTAAGCGTAGTGAGCGCCAGCAAAGGAACCCTCTTCCTTCGCCTGATCACTGACGGAACACCGGCGCGCGGAACGGAAGAGGAAGCTGAAAACAATCTCTCCCTCGACGTGGTCTACACCAACACTGATGGCGGCTCCATTGATCCCGCACACCTGGAACAAGGCACGGAATTTATCGCGACCATAACCGTGAGCAACCCAGGCCTGCGCGGCCAATACGAAAACCTGGCCCTCAACCAGATCTTCCCCTCCGGCTGGGAGATCAACAACCTGCGTCTCGACGAAGCCGAAGCCCGCCTCAAGAGCGACCGGCCGACCTACCAGGACATCCGCGACGACCGGGTTTATACCTATTTCAATCTCAATGCCGGCCAACACAAAACCTTCAAGGTATTGCTCACGGCCAGCTATAGTGGAACGTATTATTTGCCGGCCGTGTCTTGCGAGGCCATGTATGACCACAGCATATACTCCCGCAAGAAAGGCATGGAAGTAGAGGTGACGAAACGCGTAACGCAATAA